The proteins below are encoded in one region of Pacificitalea manganoxidans:
- the argJ gene encoding bifunctional glutamate N-acetyltransferase/amino-acid acetyltransferase ArgJ, translated as MASKLPVSPLAPASFPRLPEIGGVEFSAIAAGVRYQGRTDVMLVRLAPGTSVAGVFTRSATRAAPVLDCEAKLALAATPGAGAAILVNSGNANAFTGANGASAVAEICAAVASAVDVPESRVYTASTGVIGERLPVDRITAAIGALAATLSPTGIEQAALAIMTTDTFAKGSQVQVDLPGGPVRIAGIAKGSGMIAPDMATMLVYIFTDADIAQPCLQQMLSQLTETTFNAITVDGDTSTSDSLILAATGAAGVPQIHDAASAEGKAFQAGLEQVMTDLAQQVVRDGEGATKFVEIAVTGAQSAADAKAVAMSVANSPLVKTAFAGEDPNWGRIVAAVGKSGAVADRDRLSIRFGDILVAEKGWVSPDYVEDDAAAYMKGQDLRVGIDLGLGEGAFTAWTCDLTAQYIAINADYRS; from the coding sequence ATGGCTTCCAAACTGCCCGTCTCGCCGCTGGCGCCCGCCAGCTTCCCAAGGCTTCCAGAGATCGGCGGGGTGGAATTTTCCGCCATCGCGGCCGGGGTCCGATATCAGGGCCGGACCGACGTCATGTTGGTCCGGCTCGCGCCCGGCACTTCGGTCGCCGGGGTTTTCACCCGCTCCGCCACCCGCGCGGCGCCGGTGCTGGACTGCGAGGCCAAGCTCGCATTGGCCGCGACCCCCGGTGCGGGGGCGGCGATCCTCGTCAATTCCGGCAATGCCAATGCCTTTACCGGGGCCAACGGCGCCTCTGCCGTGGCAGAGATCTGCGCCGCCGTGGCCAGTGCCGTGGATGTGCCGGAATCGCGGGTCTATACCGCCTCCACCGGGGTGATCGGGGAGCGGCTGCCCGTGGACCGGATCACCGCCGCGATCGGCGCGCTTGCCGCCACGCTGTCGCCCACAGGGATCGAACAGGCCGCGCTGGCGATCATGACCACGGACACGTTTGCCAAGGGATCGCAGGTGCAGGTCGATCTGCCCGGCGGCCCGGTGCGGATTGCTGGCATCGCCAAAGGCTCCGGCATGATTGCGCCCGATATGGCGACGATGCTGGTCTACATCTTTACCGATGCCGATATTGCGCAGCCCTGTTTGCAGCAGATGCTGTCGCAACTGACCGAGACGACGTTCAACGCGATCACCGTCGATGGCGATACGTCGACCTCCGACTCGCTCATTCTGGCGGCGACGGGGGCGGCAGGCGTGCCGCAGATCCACGATGCCGCCAGCGCCGAGGGCAAGGCGTTTCAGGCCGGGCTGGAACAGGTGATGACCGATCTGGCGCAACAGGTCGTGCGTGACGGCGAGGGGGCGACCAAGTTCGTCGAAATCGCGGTGACGGGCGCGCAAAGCGCCGCGGATGCCAAGGCCGTCGCGATGTCGGTCGCCAATTCGCCGCTGGTCAAGACCGCCTTTGCTGGCGAGGATCCGAACTGGGGCCGTATCGTGGCCGCCGTGGGCAAGTCCGGCGCGGTGGCGGACCGCGACCGCCTGTCGATCCGGTTCGGCGATATCCTCGTGGCTGAAAAGGGCTGGGTCTCACCCGATTATGTCGAGGATGACGCTGCTGCCTACATGAAGGGGCAGGATCTGCGGGTCGGCATCGATCTGGGTCTGGGCGAGGGCGCGTTTACCGCGTGGACCTGCGATCTGACCGCGCAATATATCGCGATCAATGCGGATTACCGGTCGTGA
- the rpoZ gene encoding DNA-directed RNA polymerase subunit omega, producing the protein MARVTVEDCVDKVPNRFELVMLAAHRAREISSGGQLTVDRDNDKNPVVSLREIAEETQQADALRERMIESHQTQIEVDEPEEDSMALLMGAGAESADKPAQDDMSEEKLLRALMEAQEPK; encoded by the coding sequence ATGGCCCGTGTGACGGTTGAAGACTGCGTTGACAAGGTTCCGAACCGGTTCGAACTGGTGATGCTCGCCGCTCATCGGGCGCGTGAAATTTCCTCCGGTGGCCAACTGACCGTGGATCGCGACAACGACAAGAACCCCGTCGTGTCCCTGCGCGAGATTGCCGAGGAAACCCAGCAGGCCGACGCCCTGCGGGAGCGCATGATCGAGAGCCATCAGACCCAGATCGAGGTCGACGAGCCCGAAGAGGACTCGATGGCCCTGCTCATGGGTGCCGGTGCCGAATCCGCCGATAAACCGGCGCAGGACGACATGTCCGAGGAAAAACTGCTGCGCGCCCTGATGGAAGCGCAGGAGCCCAAGTAA
- the secA gene encoding preprotein translocase subunit SecA has product MLGIGSIAKKVFGTPNDRKVKATLPLVAKINALEPEFEKLTDEGIKDKTKALAERARNGESLDDLLPEAFANCREGARRALGLRAFDVQLMGGIFLHQGNIAEMKTGEGKTLVATFPAYLNALSGKGVHIVTVNDYLARRDAEWMSKVYTALGLTTGVVYPQQPDGEKREAYQADVTYATNNELGFDYLRDNMKSDLKEMAQRPHNFAIVDEVDSILIDEARTPLIISGPSTDRSELYKSVDQIVPNLDDTHYVLDEKQRNVTFTDEGNEAMEKLLHDAGILPEAQSLYDPESTSIVHHATQALKAHKMFTRDKDYIVRDGEVLLIDEFTGRMMVGRRLSDGLHQAIEAKEGLEIKPENVTLASVTFQNYFRLYDKLAGMTGTGTTEAEEFAEIYGLGVVEVPTNRGIARVDEHDAVYRTAKEKFDAIVEEIKVAHAKGQPALVGTTSIEKSEFLSQLLQAEGVPHNVLNARQHEQEAQIIADAGKLGAVTIATNMAGRGTDIQLGGNVEMKVLDALAADPDADPEEVRKRMEAEVADEKQRVLEAGGLFVLATERHESRRIDNQLRGRSGRQGDPGRSAFFLSLEDDLMRIFGSERLDKVLSSLGMKDGEAIVHPWVNKSLEKAQAKVEGRNFDIRKHLLKFDDVMNDQRKVIFGQRREIMESKDLSEIVRDMRHQVIDDLVDDCMPAKSYADQWEMERLQAEVQEHLGLTLPITEWGEEDGVDDETVRERLEAESDRFMAEKAEAFGDETMRTIEKQVLLQTIDQKWREHLLTLEHLRSVVGFRGYAQRDPLNEYKNESFQLFEGLLDGLRAEVTQKLSRIRPISPEEQAKMMQQLVAQRQELDRQAEGGPEAGGPAPLVEGFDETAPETWGDPRRNDPCPCGSGEKFKNCHGRMV; this is encoded by the coding sequence ATGCTTGGGATCGGATCGATCGCGAAAAAGGTCTTCGGCACGCCGAACGACCGCAAAGTAAAGGCAACCCTGCCCCTGGTCGCGAAGATCAACGCGCTGGAGCCCGAGTTCGAAAAACTCACGGACGAGGGGATCAAGGACAAGACGAAGGCGCTGGCAGAGCGGGCCCGCAATGGCGAAAGCCTTGACGACCTGCTGCCCGAGGCCTTTGCCAACTGCCGCGAAGGCGCGCGCCGGGCGCTTGGCCTGCGGGCCTTTGACGTGCAGCTTATGGGCGGGATCTTCCTGCATCAGGGCAATATCGCGGAGATGAAGACCGGGGAAGGCAAGACGCTCGTCGCCACCTTCCCCGCCTATCTCAACGCGCTGTCGGGCAAGGGCGTGCATATCGTCACGGTCAACGACTACCTCGCCCGCCGTGATGCGGAATGGATGTCGAAGGTCTATACCGCGCTTGGCCTGACCACCGGCGTCGTTTACCCCCAGCAGCCCGATGGCGAGAAGCGCGAGGCCTATCAGGCCGACGTGACCTATGCCACGAACAACGAGCTTGGGTTCGACTACCTGCGTGACAACATGAAGTCCGACCTAAAGGAAATGGCCCAGCGGCCGCACAACTTCGCGATCGTGGATGAGGTCGACTCGATCCTGATCGACGAGGCCCGCACCCCGCTGATCATTTCGGGGCCCAGCACGGACCGTTCGGAACTTTACAAATCTGTCGATCAGATCGTGCCGAACCTCGACGACACGCATTACGTTCTGGACGAAAAACAGCGCAACGTGACCTTCACCGACGAAGGCAACGAAGCGATGGAGAAGCTGCTGCACGACGCCGGTATCCTGCCGGAAGCGCAGTCGCTCTATGATCCGGAAAGCACATCCATCGTCCATCACGCCACGCAGGCGTTGAAGGCGCATAAGATGTTCACGCGCGACAAGGACTACATCGTCCGCGACGGCGAAGTGTTGCTGATCGATGAATTCACGGGCCGGATGATGGTCGGGCGTCGGTTGTCCGACGGTCTGCATCAGGCGATCGAGGCGAAAGAGGGGCTTGAGATCAAGCCCGAGAACGTGACCCTCGCCTCTGTCACCTTCCAGAATTATTTCCGCCTGTATGACAAGCTCGCAGGGATGACCGGCACCGGCACCACCGAGGCCGAGGAGTTTGCCGAAATCTATGGCCTCGGCGTGGTCGAAGTGCCGACCAATCGCGGCATCGCCCGTGTGGATGAACACGACGCGGTCTATCGCACGGCCAAGGAAAAATTCGACGCCATCGTCGAGGAGATCAAGGTCGCCCATGCAAAGGGCCAGCCCGCGCTTGTCGGCACCACCTCGATCGAGAAATCCGAATTCCTGTCGCAGCTTCTGCAGGCCGAAGGCGTCCCCCATAACGTCCTGAACGCCCGCCAGCACGAACAGGAAGCGCAGATCATTGCCGACGCGGGCAAGCTGGGCGCTGTGACCATCGCCACCAACATGGCCGGGCGCGGCACGGATATTCAGCTTGGCGGCAACGTCGAGATGAAGGTTCTGGACGCGCTCGCCGCCGATCCCGATGCGGACCCCGAAGAGGTGCGCAAACGGATGGAGGCCGAGGTCGCCGACGAAAAGCAGCGCGTGTTGGAGGCAGGCGGCCTGTTCGTTCTGGCCACCGAGCGTCACGAAAGCCGCCGCATCGATAACCAGCTTCGCGGTCGGTCGGGCCGTCAGGGCGACCCCGGTCGTTCGGCGTTCTTCCTGTCGCTGGAAGACGACCTGATGCGGATCTTCGGCTCCGAGCGGCTGGATAAGGTTCTGTCCTCGCTCGGCATGAAGGACGGCGAAGCGATCGTGCACCCGTGGGTGAACAAATCGCTGGAGAAGGCGCAGGCCAAGGTCGAAGGCCGCAACTTCGACATCCGCAAGCATCTGCTGAAGTTCGACGATGTGATGAACGACCAGCGGAAGGTCATCTTCGGCCAGCGCCGGGAGATCATGGAAAGCAAGGACTTGTCCGAGATCGTCCGCGACATGCGCCATCAGGTGATCGACGATCTGGTCGATGATTGCATGCCCGCCAAATCCTACGCCGACCAGTGGGAAATGGAGCGTCTGCAGGCCGAAGTGCAGGAACATCTGGGCCTGACCCTTCCGATCACCGAATGGGGTGAGGAAGACGGTGTTGACGACGAAACCGTGCGCGAGCGGCTGGAAGCCGAAAGCGACAGGTTCATGGCCGAGAAGGCCGAAGCGTTCGGCGACGAAACCATGCGCACCATCGAAAAGCAGGTGCTGCTCCAGACCATCGACCAGAAATGGCGCGAGCATCTGCTGACGCTGGAGCATCTGCGCTCGGTCGTGGGCTTCCGCGGCTATGCGCAGCGCGATCCGCTGAACGAATACAAAAACGAGTCGTTCCAGTTGTTCGAAGGTCTGCTTGACGGGCTCCGCGCCGAAGTCACGCAGAAGCTGTCCCGCATTCGCCCGATCTCCCCCGAGGAGCAGGCCAAGATGATGCAGCAGCTTGTCGCGCAGCGGCAGGAACTGGACCGTCAGGCCGAAGGCGGCCCGGAGGCGGGCGGCCCCGCTCCGCTGGTCGAGGGTTTTGACGAAACCGCCCCCGAAACATGGGGCGATCCGCGCCGCAATGATCCCTGCCCCTGCGGCTCCGGCGAGAAGTTCAAGAACTGCCACGGGCGCATGGTCTGA
- the mutT gene encoding 8-oxo-dGTP diphosphatase MutT: MKLVLVSAVALIDADGRVLLAQRPEGKSMAGLWEFPGGKVEPGETPEQALIRELQEELGIDTWESCLAPLTFASHGYDDFHLMMPVFACRKWQGTPQSQEGQTLKWVRPAELRDYPMPPADIPLIPVLRDWL, from the coding sequence GTGAAGCTGGTCCTTGTCTCAGCCGTGGCGCTGATCGATGCCGATGGCCGGGTGCTGCTTGCGCAGCGCCCGGAGGGCAAGTCCATGGCGGGCCTGTGGGAATTTCCCGGTGGAAAGGTCGAGCCGGGCGAGACCCCGGAACAGGCGTTGATCCGTGAGTTGCAGGAAGAGCTGGGCATCGACACTTGGGAAAGCTGCCTTGCGCCGCTGACCTTCGCCAGCCACGGCTACGACGATTTCCATCTGATGATGCCGGTCTTTGCCTGCCGCAAATGGCAGGGCACGCCGCAGTCGCAGGAAGGCCAAACATTGAAGTGGGTGCGTCCGGCAGAGTTGCGCGATTATCCGATGCCGCCTGCCGACATCCCGCTGATTCCGGTGCTGCGGGATTGGCTCTAG
- a CDS encoding peptidylprolyl isomerase encodes MLDPKKIWCAGVIAVGLAAPLHAQDTQTGTEAQDTAEASDSSAETARDVTVDTVVATVGGTDITIGHLIVARGTLPQQYQQLPDDALFAGLLDQLVQQNALAQTMTGDLSKRAQLALDNQNSGFLAGAVLEDVAQEAVTDEAVQAAYDERFANAEPTQEFNAAHILVETEEEATAVKQELDDGADFAELAKEKSTGPSGPNGGALGWFSPGMMVPEFEQAVMELEPGAVSEPVQTQFGWHVVKLNETRMQDAPPLEEVRAEIEGELQRAAVEARVAAIVEETEIEKSIEGIDPSVLSQYDLLEE; translated from the coding sequence ATGCTCGACCCCAAGAAAATCTGGTGTGCCGGTGTAATCGCGGTCGGTTTGGCCGCGCCGCTTCACGCGCAGGACACCCAGACCGGGACCGAGGCTCAGGACACGGCCGAGGCATCCGACAGCAGCGCCGAAACGGCGCGCGATGTCACTGTCGATACCGTGGTGGCGACCGTCGGCGGCACCGACATCACCATCGGCCACCTGATCGTTGCGCGCGGCACTTTGCCCCAGCAGTATCAGCAACTTCCCGATGACGCGCTGTTTGCCGGGCTGCTCGATCAGCTGGTGCAGCAGAACGCGCTGGCTCAGACCATGACCGGTGATCTGAGCAAGCGTGCGCAACTGGCGCTGGATAACCAAAACAGCGGCTTCCTGGCCGGTGCGGTTCTGGAAGACGTCGCGCAGGAGGCCGTCACCGACGAGGCCGTGCAAGCCGCCTATGACGAGCGCTTCGCCAATGCCGAGCCGACGCAGGAATTCAACGCTGCGCATATCCTTGTCGAAACCGAGGAAGAGGCCACCGCCGTCAAGCAGGAGCTGGACGATGGCGCCGATTTCGCGGAACTCGCCAAGGAAAAATCTACCGGCCCGTCCGGCCCCAATGGCGGCGCGCTGGGATGGTTCAGCCCCGGCATGATGGTGCCCGAGTTCGAGCAGGCCGTGATGGAGCTGGAGCCCGGCGCGGTGTCCGAGCCGGTGCAGACCCAGTTTGGCTGGCATGTCGTGAAGCTCAACGAGACTCGGATGCAGGACGCGCCGCCGCTGGAGGAAGTCCGCGCGGAGATCGAGGGTGAATTGCAGCGTGCCGCTGTCGAGGCCCGCGTCGCGGCGATTGTCGAAGAGACCGAGATCGAAAAATCGATTGAGGGTATCGACCCGTCCGTCCTGAGCCAATACGACCTGCTCGAAGAGTGA
- the rnc gene encoding ribonuclease III, protein MKVSAEVRAFESRLGHRFTRPELLSRALTHPSIATETRPSNQRMEFLGDRVLNLVMAEALYTADRYADEGQLAPRYNVLVRKETCADVARDIDLGAVLRLGRSEMMTGGRRKQALLGDAMEAVIAALYLDAGLDIAREIILRLWGERIDTAEARARDAKTALQEWAQGRGMAPPRYVETGRSGPDHAPVFTISARLDNGAEASASANSKRQAEQAAAADLLARLESST, encoded by the coding sequence ATGAAGGTTTCCGCAGAGGTCAGGGCATTTGAATCCCGGCTCGGACACCGGTTTACCCGGCCCGAGTTGCTGTCGCGCGCTTTGACGCATCCGTCGATCGCAACCGAAACGCGGCCCTCGAACCAGCGGATGGAGTTTCTGGGCGACCGGGTGCTGAACCTCGTGATGGCGGAGGCGCTTTATACCGCTGACCGCTACGCCGATGAGGGGCAGCTGGCGCCGCGCTACAATGTGCTGGTGCGCAAGGAAACCTGCGCTGACGTGGCGCGCGACATTGATCTGGGTGCCGTGCTGCGACTAGGCCGGTCCGAGATGATGACCGGCGGTCGGCGCAAGCAGGCGCTGCTGGGCGATGCGATGGAGGCGGTGATTGCCGCGCTTTATCTCGATGCCGGGCTGGATATCGCGCGGGAGATCATTCTGCGTCTCTGGGGCGAGCGCATCGACACCGCCGAGGCCCGCGCCCGCGACGCCAAGACCGCGTTGCAGGAATGGGCGCAGGGGCGCGGAATGGCCCCGCCCCGCTATGTCGAAACCGGGCGCAGCGGTCCCGACCACGCGCCGGTCTTTACCATTTCCGCCCGCCTCGACAACGGGGCCGAGGCAAGCGCGTCCGCGAATTCGAAACGCCAGGCCGAGCAGGCAGCTGCCGCCGACCTGCTTGCCCGGCTGGAGAGCAGCACATGA
- a CDS encoding LabA-like NYN domain-containing protein codes for MFYRDERLALFIDGSNLYAAAKALGFDIDYKLLRQEFMRRGKLLRAFYYTALLENDEYSPIRPLVDWLHYNGFSMVTKPAKEYIDSQGRRKVKGNMDIELTVDAMELAPHVDHVVLFSGDGDFRPLVESLQRSGVRVSVVSTIRSQPPMIADELRRQADNFIELDELKEVIGRPPRDPRPEPAGADELSRD; via the coding sequence ATGTTCTACAGAGACGAGCGGCTGGCGTTGTTCATAGACGGGTCGAATTTATATGCCGCGGCCAAGGCATTGGGGTTCGACATCGACTATAAACTGCTGCGGCAGGAGTTCATGCGCCGTGGCAAGCTGCTGCGCGCGTTCTACTACACGGCCCTGCTGGAGAACGATGAATATTCGCCGATCCGCCCGCTGGTCGACTGGCTGCACTACAACGGCTTCTCGATGGTGACGAAGCCTGCCAAGGAATACATCGACAGTCAGGGCCGCCGAAAGGTGAAGGGCAACATGGACATCGAACTGACGGTCGATGCGATGGAGCTTGCCCCCCATGTCGATCACGTCGTTCTGTTTTCGGGCGATGGCGATTTCCGCCCGCTGGTCGAAAGCCTGCAACGGTCGGGCGTGCGTGTGTCGGTCGTGTCCACCATCCGCTCGCAGCCGCCGATGATCGCGGACGAATTGCGGCGTCAGGCCGACAACTTCATCGAGTTGGATGAACTGAAAGAAGTGATCGGACGCCCGCCGCGTGATCCGCGCCCCGAGCCCGCAGGCGCCGACGAACTGTCCCGCGACTAG
- the folK gene encoding 2-amino-4-hydroxy-6-hydroxymethyldihydropteridine diphosphokinase, whose protein sequence is MVQPSEKSQTGSLSLIALGSNASSSFGSPFETVTRAVAALTAAGLEIVAQSRFYRTPAFPPGIGENFVNAVVQVRSAHDAQGLLALLHGIEAEFGRHRTIRWGARTLDLDLIDHEGELRPDRAGWQAWRDLPLEQQRVQAPDRLILPHPRVQDRAFVLVPLADVAPEWRHPVTGASAQAMLDALPHEHLTGIAPLFPADHQG, encoded by the coding sequence ATGGTGCAACCCTCTGAAAAGTCACAAACGGGTTCCCTGTCGTTAATTGCGCTGGGGTCCAATGCAAGCTCATCTTTCGGCTCGCCGTTCGAAACCGTGACCCGCGCCGTGGCCGCTTTAACCGCTGCGGGGCTGGAGATCGTGGCCCAAAGCCGGTTTTACCGCACACCGGCGTTTCCGCCGGGGATCGGCGAGAATTTCGTGAACGCGGTTGTGCAGGTCCGCTCCGCCCATGACGCACAGGGGCTTTTGGCGCTGCTACACGGCATCGAGGCGGAGTTCGGGCGGCATCGCACGATCAGATGGGGCGCGCGCACGCTCGATCTGGACCTGATCGACCATGAGGGTGAATTGCGGCCCGATCGCGCAGGCTGGCAGGCGTGGCGTGATCTGCCGCTGGAACAGCAAAGGGTGCAGGCTCCCGACCGGCTGATCCTGCCGCATCCGCGGGTGCAGGACCGTGCATTTGTGCTTGTGCCGCTGGCGGATGTCGCGCCGGAGTGGCGTCATCCGGTGACCGGGGCAAGCGCGCAGGCGATGCTGGATGCCCTCCCGCACGAGCATTTGACCGGAATTGCACCGCTTTTCCCCGCGGATCATCAGGGCTAG
- a CDS encoding DUF1491 family protein, with protein MPRLAAGFWVRAYLARLRLADIPAFVVAKGDEQAGAVLIKVNTLDGQAAAYQRIMAMDGSRPWDVLAQGDDAEVEAALTRQRGYDRDLWLIEVEDRAGRHLLDEPGLAD; from the coding sequence GTGCCGCGTCTGGCCGCCGGGTTCTGGGTGCGGGCTTATCTGGCGCGACTGCGGCTAGCGGATATCCCGGCCTTTGTCGTGGCCAAGGGGGATGAGCAGGCGGGCGCGGTGTTGATCAAGGTCAACACGCTTGACGGTCAGGCCGCCGCCTATCAGCGGATCATGGCGATGGATGGCTCCCGCCCTTGGGACGTGCTGGCCCAAGGCGACGATGCGGAGGTCGAAGCCGCGCTGACGCGGCAACGGGGCTATGATCGCGACCTGTGGCTGATCGAGGTGGAGGACCGCGCCGGGCGTCATCTGCTGGACGAGCCCGGTCTGGCCGATTGA
- the era gene encoding GTPase Era: MSEEQTQTRAGFVALIGEPNAGKSTLLNRMVGAKVSIVTHKVQTTRARIRGVAIEGASQIVFVDTPGVFRPRRRLDRAMVAAAWGGAADADVVVLLIEAHRGITDGVRAIVEALKERATGQPVALAINKIDRVRAEVLLKLSSDMNALYDFAGTYMISAEKGYGVDDLRGWLAETLPESPWLYPEDQIADLPMRMIAAEITREKLTLRLHQELPYQLTVETEAWEERKDGSARIDQIIYVARDGHKGIVLGNKGETVKAVGQAARTDLEEFTGRKIHLFLQVKVRPNWLEEAERYSEMGLDFKDGNT, encoded by the coding sequence ATGAGCGAAGAACAGACCCAGACCCGCGCCGGTTTCGTCGCGCTGATCGGTGAGCCCAATGCGGGCAAATCCACCCTGTTGAACCGGATGGTTGGCGCCAAGGTGTCGATCGTCACGCATAAGGTACAGACCACCCGCGCCCGTATTCGCGGCGTCGCCATCGAAGGCGCAAGCCAGATCGTGTTCGTGGACACGCCCGGGGTCTTCCGCCCCCGTCGCCGTCTGGATCGGGCGATGGTCGCCGCCGCATGGGGCGGGGCCGCCGATGCCGATGTGGTCGTCCTGCTGATCGAGGCGCATCGCGGCATCACCGATGGGGTGCGCGCCATCGTCGAGGCGCTGAAAGAGCGGGCCACCGGCCAGCCTGTCGCGCTGGCGATCAACAAGATCGACCGCGTGCGCGCCGAGGTGCTGTTGAAGCTCAGTTCGGACATGAACGCGCTTTACGATTTCGCCGGCACCTACATGATTTCCGCCGAGAAGGGCTATGGCGTCGATGACCTGCGCGGCTGGCTGGCCGAAACCCTGCCGGAGAGCCCGTGGCTCTATCCCGAAGATCAGATCGCCGATCTGCCGATGCGCATGATCGCCGCCGAGATCACCCGCGAGAAGCTGACCCTGCGCCTGCATCAGGAACTACCCTATCAGCTGACGGTGGAGACCGAAGCATGGGAGGAGCGCAAGGATGGCTCCGCCCGGATCGACCAGATCATCTATGTCGCCCGTGATGGCCATAAGGGCATCGTGCTGGGCAACAAGGGCGAAACGGTGAAGGCCGTGGGACAGGCCGCGCGCACCGATCTGGAAGAATTCACGGGCCGAAAGATCCACCTGTTCCTACAGGTGAAAGTGCGCCCGAACTGGCTGGAAGAGGCCGAACGCTATTCCGAGATGGGCCTCGATTTCAAAGACGGCAACACCTGA